One Clarias gariepinus isolate MV-2021 ecotype Netherlands chromosome 5, CGAR_prim_01v2, whole genome shotgun sequence genomic region harbors:
- the LOC128524278 gene encoding ornithine transcarbamylase, mitochondrial-like: MSALRNTFMHGLKTVQFKQARNFRVGRTCLGAVHLKGRSFLTLKDFNPDEIKHILRVSADLKHRIKHDGQYLPLLQGKSIAMIFEKRSTRTRMSTETGFALLGGHPCFLTPQDIHLGVNESTKDTARVLSSLTDIVLARVYSHSTLEQLDKEASVPIINGLSDLYHPIQILADLLTLQEHYGSLKGLTLSWIGDGNNVLHSFMMSLAKLGVNLRIATPKGYEPDPNVTQEALCLSKQFGTELHLFSEPMEAAQGSNVLVTDTWISMGQEEEKKKRLKDFHGYQITMQTGSVAAPDWTFMHCLPRKSEEVDDEVFYSPRSLVFPEAENRKWTIMGLIVCILTDYSPQISKLKL, from the exons ATGTCTGCTCTTAGGAACACCTTCATGCACGGGCTTAAAACTGTCCAGTTTAAACAAGCAAGGAATTTTAG GGTGGGGAGGACCTGCTTAGGGGCTGTGCACTTAAAGGGACGCAGTTTTCTGACGCTGAAAGACTTTAACCCAGATGAGATCAAGCACATCCTGAGGGTTTCTGCTGACCTGAAGCATCGAATCAAGCATGATGGACAG tatcttcctctccttcagggCAAATCTATCGCCATGATATTCGAGAAGAGGAGCACCAGGACCCGCATGTCCACTGAGACAG GGTTTGCCCTATTGGGTGGACATCCATGTTTCCTTACCCCTCAGGATATTCACCTGGGTGTAAATGAGAGCACAAAAGACACCGCCAG AGTGCTCTCAAGCCTGACTGATATTGTGTTAGCGCGAGTGTACAGTCATTCTACTTTGGAGCAGCTGGATAAGGAAGCCTCAGTACCAATCATCAATGGCCTCTCTGATCTTTACCATCCCATACAGATACTAGCTGATCTGCTCACGTTGCAG GAGCATTATGGATCTTTGAAGGGCCTAACACTGTCTTGGATAGGTGATGGTAACAATGTACTTCACTCTTTCATGATGTCTTTGGCCAAATTGGGTGTCAATCTGAGAATAGCCACACCAAAG GGTTATGAGCCAGATCCTAATGTCACTCAGGAGGCACTATGTCTTTCTAAGCAG TTTGGGACAGAGTTGCACTTGTTTTCAGAGCCAATGGAGGCAGCTCAGGGCAGCAATGTTCTGGTGACCGACACATGGATTAGCATGGGACAGgaagaggaaaagaagaagagactAAAGGATTTCCATGGTTACCAGATCACCATGCAG ACTGGAAGTGTAGCCGCACCAGACTGGACTTTCATGCATTGTCTTCCACGAAAGTCAGAAGAGGTGGACGATGAGGTTTTCTACTCGCCACGATCACTGGTGTTTCCTGAGGCGGAAAACCGCAAATGGACTATTATG GGGTTGATTGTGTGTATCCTGACTGACTACAGTCCTCAGATCTCCAAACTGAAGCTGTAA